Proteins encoded by one window of Cystobacter ferrugineus:
- a CDS encoding shikimate 5-dehydrogenase, which yields MKPPIGRDTQLCMSLAGRPGHFGSRFHNHLYEALGLDYVYKAFTTRDLPAAIGGIRALGIRGCAISMPFKEAVIPLLDGLEASARAIDSVNTIVNDGGRLTGYNTDYVAVRGLIERARLAPDTPFLLRGSGGMAKAVAAAFRDAGLRAGTIIARNEAAGAALARTYGYRWQAELPDAPVPLLVNVTPLGMTGADQDVLAFPEPLIAACDIAFDVVALPIQTPFLERARALGKRLISGGEVAMLQALEQFILYTGVTPTEAQAQAAAAFARG from the coding sequence ATGAAGCCCCCCATCGGACGCGATACCCAGCTATGCATGTCATTGGCGGGAAGGCCCGGCCACTTCGGATCCCGCTTCCACAACCACCTCTACGAGGCACTGGGCCTCGACTACGTGTACAAGGCCTTCACGACGCGGGATCTGCCCGCGGCGATCGGCGGCATCCGCGCGCTCGGCATCCGCGGCTGCGCCATCTCCATGCCGTTCAAAGAGGCGGTGATCCCGCTGCTCGACGGGCTGGAGGCCTCGGCCAGAGCCATCGACTCGGTCAACACCATCGTGAACGATGGCGGCCGGCTCACCGGGTACAACACCGACTATGTCGCGGTGCGCGGGCTCATCGAACGGGCGCGGCTCGCTCCCGACACGCCCTTCCTGCTGCGAGGCAGTGGTGGCATGGCGAAGGCGGTGGCCGCCGCGTTCCGGGACGCCGGGCTGCGAGCCGGCACGATCATCGCCCGGAACGAGGCCGCTGGCGCCGCGCTCGCCCGGACCTATGGCTACCGCTGGCAGGCCGAGCTTCCCGACGCACCGGTCCCGCTCCTGGTGAATGTCACGCCCCTGGGCATGACGGGCGCCGACCAGGACGTGCTCGCCTTCCCCGAGCCCCTCATCGCCGCGTGCGACATCGCCTTCGACGTCGTCGCGCTGCCCATCCAGACGCCATTCCTCGAGCGGGCCCGAGCGCTCGGCAAGCGTCTCATCTCTGGCGGTGAAGTCGCCATGCTCCAGGCGCTGGAGCAGTTCATCCTCTACACCGGCGTCACGCCGACGGAGGCCCAGGCCCAGGCGGCGGCGGCCTTCGCCCGGGGCTGA
- a CDS encoding pentapeptide repeat-containing protein: protein MIFNKVFYEDKKIENERLELTDKGSLYFLGPKLTLSHCTLVLKVPARSLFIEGVRFVDCTFEVKQELKNHQQWVYASLKGCRFKGSLSGCDFGHWPDYSTGAENGAIEDCDFSEARLDGCRFMGCDPRTLRFPKWPCFTILNPIRNASELRRATWPGSFGEVTVQGLEQQPRPTAAVTLFAPAMARRHETTPEALRAVIEKFDCIVY from the coding sequence ATGATTTTCAACAAGGTCTTCTATGAGGACAAGAAAATCGAGAACGAGCGTCTGGAATTGACGGATAAGGGCTCGCTCTACTTCCTGGGTCCCAAGCTGACGTTGAGCCATTGCACGCTCGTATTGAAGGTGCCCGCCAGGAGCTTGTTCATCGAGGGGGTTCGTTTTGTCGACTGCACCTTCGAGGTGAAGCAGGAACTGAAGAACCATCAGCAGTGGGTGTACGCCTCCCTGAAGGGCTGCCGGTTCAAGGGAAGCTTGTCGGGGTGTGACTTTGGCCACTGGCCCGACTACTCGACAGGGGCGGAGAACGGAGCCATCGAGGACTGCGACTTCAGCGAGGCACGCCTGGACGGCTGCCGTTTCATGGGCTGTGATCCTCGAACCTTGCGGTTTCCCAAGTGGCCATGCTTCACCATCTTGAACCCTATTCGAAATGCCAGCGAACTCCGTCGCGCGACATGGCCAGGCAGCTTTGGTGAGGTCACCGTGCAGGGACTCGAGCAGCAGCCGAGGCCCACGGCTGCCGTGACGTTGTTCGCTCCCGCCATGGCCAGGCGGCACGAGACGACCCCGGAAGCACTCCGGGCCGTCATCGAGAAGTTCGACTGCATCGTCTACTGA
- the tnpC gene encoding IS66 family transposase: MLEVVPRNARIRIAELEAQVAARDARIAELENEVKALTRRVAELESRLRRNSTNSSKPPSSDPPGVRRTPRKPTGRRPGGQPGHEFHKRELLPPEQVNRFIDVPAPERCARCDEKLEGGQQQVFRHQLVEIPPLTALVTELRCHALECGHCGTLNKALLTPEAAGHVFGERLSAMVGLLVGKYRLSKRLVRDALSDLLGVKLSLGAIRDREQEMSEALSAPVAQAEEYVRDQDATNLDETGWYEGKGEGGHRRAWLWVAATALVAVFRITSSRGSEVAKALLGTDFAGFLTTDRWSAYNWYDTALRQLCWSHLTRDFQGFIDRGGEGARIGQELMAERNRMFKWWHRVRDGTLARDAFERRMKEVEQKVGRLLHEAEVCAEEKTAGIAKQILRLEEAMWTFVHVEGLEPTNNFAERLIRPCVMYRKTSFGTQSPEGSRFVERILTAVTTLGLQRRNVLAYLTDLLFAHRRGLPLPSLLPFATSTQASLPV; this comes from the coding sequence ATGCTGGAGGTGGTCCCCAGAAACGCCCGCATCCGTATCGCGGAGCTGGAAGCRCAGGTGGCCGCGCGGGACGCGCGCATCGCGGAATTGGAGAATGAGGTGAAGGCGCTCACTCGCCGAGTGGCGGARCTGGAGAGCCGTCTGAGGCGGAACTCCACCAACTCCTCCAAGCCACCGTCGTCGGACCCTCCTGGAGTAAGACGGACGCCCAGAAAGCCCACGGGGCGCCGTCCAGGTGGCCAGCCCGGCCACGAGTTCCACAAGCGGGAGCTGCTGCCGCCGGAGCAAGTCAACCGTTTCATCGACGTGCCCGCCCCGGAGCGGTGCGCCAGGTGCGACGAGAAGCTGGAAGGCGGGCAGCAGCAAGTGTTCCGGCACCAGTTGGTGGAGATACCACCGCTCACTGCGCTGGTGACCGAGTTGCGGTGCCATGCGCTGGAGTGCGGGCACTGCGGCACGCTGAACAAGGCCCTGCTCACGCCCGAAGCCGCCGGCCATGTGTTTGGTGAGCGTTTGTCGGCGATGGTGGGTCTGCTGGTGGGCAAGTACAGACTCTCCAAGCGGCTGGTTCGCGATGCGCTCTCGGACCTGCTGGGAGTGAAGCTMTCGCTGGGCGCCATCCGCGACCGTGAGCAGGAGATGAGCGAAGCCTTGTCAGCCCCAGTCGCGCAGGCGGAGGAGTACGTGCGCGACCAGGACGCCACCAACCTGGACGAAACAGGCTGGTACGAGGGCAAGGGAGAGGGGGGCCACCGCCGCGCCTGGCTGTGGGTGGCAGCCACCGCGCTCGTCGCGGTATTCCGAATCACCTCCAGCCGGGGCAGTGAAGTGGCCAAGGCGCTGCTGGGGACGGACTTCGCGGGCTTCCTCACCACCGACCGCTGGAGCGCGTACAACTGGTACGACACCGCCCTGCGACAGCTGTGCTGGAGCCACCTCACCAGGGACTTCCAGGGCTTCATCGACAGGGGTGGTGAGGGGGCCCGAATCGGCCAAGAGCTCATGGCCGAGCGCAACCGGATGTTCAAGTGGTGGCACCGCGTGCGGGATGGGACGCTGGCCCGTGATGCATTCGAGCGCCGGATGAAAGAGGTAGAGCAGAAGGTGGGACGTCTGCTCCATGAGGCCGAGGTGTGTGCCGAGGAGAAGACGGCCGGCATCGCGAAGCAGATTCTCCGGCTCGAGGAGGCCATGTGGACATTCGTCCACGTGGAAGGCCTGGAGCCGACCAACAATTTCGCGGAGAGGCTCATCCGCCCTTGCGTCATGTACAGGAAGACGAGCTTCGGGACGCAGTCGCCCGAAGGTAGCCGCTTCGTGGAGCGGATTTTGACGGCCGTGACCACACTCGGCCTGCAACGACGCAATGTGTTGGCGTACCTCACTGACCTCCTCTTCGCACATCGCCGCGGGCTGCCTTTGCCTTCCCTCCTCCCATTCGCCACCAGCACTCAGGCTTCTCTTCCTGTCTGA
- a CDS encoding 50S ribosomal protein L11 methyltransferase, producing the protein MALRRQAWGDVQSKLRDLPRRVRPLRNLWADESDPASLGSRYMPLVDRARVDAYRDAIERYVQPGHVVVDVGTGNGLRAMLAARCGPRKLYAVDDSNDLDTAQWVACRNGFTDIEFVRADISRFQPPERVDVLLHELVGEGVFDAGLISRMLDARDRLLVPGGRILPHRFDIFFEPVQLREEARVPFLWDQRLPDVDFSCLQLLRDTLNPTHFTRLIRPQDVERSLCDARPAFTLDLETLRTGSLPRRLALARSVVHGGRMDGLCLYYRAHFDDTLSYDTVPERPSACAPVMLLRTDSRDFACYETIRVEVSLPDLADITTWRWNFS; encoded by the coding sequence ATGGCTCTGCGGCGACAGGCCTGGGGGGACGTGCAGTCGAAGCTGCGTGACCTGCCGCGTCGGGTGAGGCCACTGCGCAACCTGTGGGCGGACGAGTCGGACCCGGCCAGCCTTGGCTCGCGGTACATGCCCCTGGTGGACAGGGCGCGGGTGGACGCCTACCGCGACGCCATCGAGCGTTACGTGCAGCCGGGGCACGTGGTGGTGGACGTGGGCACGGGCAACGGACTGCGCGCCATGCTCGCGGCGCGGTGTGGGCCGCGCAAGCTGTACGCGGTGGATGACTCGAATGACCTGGACACGGCGCAGTGGGTGGCCTGTCGCAACGGCTTCACGGACATCGAGTTCGTGCGCGCCGACATCTCGCGCTTCCAGCCGCCGGAGCGGGTGGACGTGCTGCTGCACGAGCTGGTGGGCGAGGGCGTGTTCGACGCGGGGCTGATTTCCCGGATGCTCGACGCGAGGGACCGGCTGCTCGTGCCCGGGGGCCGCATCCTGCCCCACCGCTTCGACATCTTCTTCGAGCCGGTGCAGTTGCGCGAGGAGGCGCGCGTGCCCTTCCTGTGGGATCAGCGTCTGCCAGACGTGGACTTCAGCTGCCTGCAGCTCCTGCGCGACACCTTGAATCCCACGCACTTCACCCGGCTCATCCGTCCCCAGGACGTGGAGCGCTCGCTGTGTGACGCGAGGCCCGCCTTCACGCTGGACCTGGAGACGCTGCGCACGGGCTCGCTGCCGAGGCGCCTGGCGCTGGCGAGGTCCGTGGTGCACGGGGGCCGCATGGACGGCCTGTGCCTCTACTACCGGGCGCACTTCGATGACACGCTGTCCTATGACACCGTCCCCGAGCGCCCCAGCGCGTGCGCTCCGGTGATGTTGCTGCGCACCGACAGCCGCGACTTTGCCTGCTACGAGACGATCCGTGTGGAGGTGTCGTTGCCGGACCTGGCGGACATCACCACATGGCGGTGGAACTTCTCGTGA
- a CDS encoding M3 family metallopeptidase yields the protein MNVSVAENPLLQTEGFPQFDRIRAEHVEPALRELLQRMNAQLDELERDVQPTWAGTVERLSAITEPLGLAWGVVNHLMGVQNSPELRQAHAAVEGDVVESFMRIGQSVPLYRAYKALRESSEWKSLEEAQHRIIEAALRDAELSGVGLEGEARERFQAIERELAELSTRFSNNVIDSTKSWSMTLTRREEVEGLPPSALAMAAQAARQGLEPGAPVPTAENGPWRITLDVPSFQPFMEHSRRRDLREKVYRAYITRAASGEVDNMPLIERILALRQEKARLLGYQSFAEVSLAAKMAPGVPAVEKLLAELRGAARSRAQGELDELTAFARRKTGDASFELKLWDSAFWAERLREERYAYTDEELRPYFALPRVLEGLFDTAHRLFGVTVRAADGEVPVWDESVRFFRVADESGQDIAAFYLDPYSRPASKRGGAWMNSALDRKRLPQGGLRLPVAYLVCNAPPSVAGKPALLTFRDVETLFHEFGHGLQHMLTRVDFPEAAGINNVEWDAVELPSQFMENWCFHEETLSRLARHVDTGEPLPKALQDKIRAGRIYRAASATLRQVYLATVDLELHHRYQPGGADKVPDMQRRVALENTVMAPLPEDRLLCSFTHIFAGGYAAGYYSYKWAEVLSADAFSAFEEAGLSDARAVEKTGRRFRDTVLALGGSRHPLVVFEAFRGRAPSTEPLLKQTGLLETSETRV from the coding sequence ATGAACGTCTCCGTTGCCGAGAATCCGCTTCTTCAGACCGAAGGATTTCCCCAGTTCGACCGCATCCGTGCCGAGCACGTGGAGCCCGCGTTGCGCGAGCTGCTCCAGCGCATGAACGCGCAGCTCGACGAGCTCGAGCGTGATGTCCAGCCCACCTGGGCGGGTACGGTGGAGCGTCTGTCCGCCATCACCGAGCCGCTGGGCCTGGCCTGGGGCGTGGTCAACCACCTGATGGGCGTGCAGAACAGCCCGGAGCTGCGCCAGGCGCACGCCGCCGTCGAGGGCGACGTGGTGGAGAGCTTCATGCGCATCGGGCAGAGCGTGCCCCTCTACCGGGCCTACAAGGCCCTGCGCGAGAGCAGCGAGTGGAAGTCGCTCGAGGAGGCCCAGCACCGCATCATCGAGGCGGCCCTGCGCGACGCGGAGCTGTCCGGCGTGGGGCTGGAGGGCGAGGCGCGTGAGCGCTTCCAGGCCATCGAGCGGGAGCTGGCCGAGCTGTCCACCCGCTTCTCCAACAACGTCATCGACTCCACCAAGTCCTGGTCCATGACGCTCACCCGGCGCGAGGAGGTGGAGGGGCTGCCGCCCAGCGCGCTCGCCATGGCCGCCCAGGCGGCCCGGCAAGGTCTCGAGCCCGGGGCCCCCGTGCCCACCGCGGAGAATGGCCCGTGGCGCATCACCCTGGATGTCCCCAGCTTCCAGCCCTTCATGGAGCACTCGCGCCGCAGGGATCTGCGCGAGAAGGTCTACCGCGCCTACATCACCCGCGCCGCCTCGGGTGAGGTGGACAACATGCCCCTCATCGAGCGCATCCTCGCCCTGCGCCAGGAGAAGGCCCGCCTGCTCGGCTACCAGTCGTTCGCCGAGGTGAGCCTGGCGGCGAAGATGGCGCCCGGGGTGCCGGCCGTGGAGAAGCTGCTCGCGGAGCTGCGCGGGGCGGCCCGCTCGCGCGCCCAGGGCGAGCTCGACGAGCTGACGGCGTTCGCCCGCCGCAAGACGGGCGATGCCTCGTTCGAGCTGAAGCTGTGGGACTCGGCCTTCTGGGCCGAGCGGCTGCGAGAGGAGCGCTACGCCTATACCGACGAGGAGCTGCGCCCGTACTTCGCGCTGCCGCGCGTGCTGGAGGGCCTGTTCGACACCGCCCATCGGCTCTTCGGCGTCACCGTGCGCGCCGCCGATGGCGAGGTGCCCGTGTGGGACGAGAGCGTGCGCTTCTTCCGCGTGGCGGACGAGTCGGGTCAGGACATCGCCGCCTTCTACCTGGACCCCTACAGCCGTCCTGCCTCCAAGCGGGGCGGGGCGTGGATGAACAGCGCGCTGGACAGGAAGCGGCTGCCCCAGGGCGGCCTGCGCCTGCCGGTGGCCTACCTCGTCTGCAATGCCCCGCCGTCGGTGGCTGGAAAGCCCGCGCTGCTCACCTTCCGCGACGTGGAGACGCTCTTCCACGAGTTCGGCCACGGCCTGCAGCACATGCTCACGCGCGTGGACTTCCCCGAGGCCGCCGGCATCAACAACGTGGAGTGGGACGCGGTGGAGCTGCCCAGCCAGTTCATGGAGAACTGGTGCTTCCACGAGGAGACGCTCTCGCGGCTCGCGCGCCACGTGGACACCGGGGAGCCGCTGCCCAAGGCGCTGCAGGACAAGATTCGCGCCGGGCGCATCTACCGCGCCGCCTCCGCGACGCTGCGCCAGGTGTACCTCGCCACGGTCGACCTGGAGCTGCACCACCGCTACCAGCCGGGAGGCGCGGACAAGGTGCCCGACATGCAGCGGCGCGTGGCCCTGGAGAACACGGTGATGGCCCCGCTGCCGGAGGATCGCCTCCTGTGCTCCTTCACCCACATCTTCGCGGGCGGCTACGCGGCGGGCTACTACAGCTACAAGTGGGCCGAGGTGCTCTCCGCGGATGCCTTCTCCGCCTTCGAGGAGGCGGGGCTGTCGGACGCGCGCGCGGTGGAGAAGACCGGCCGGCGCTTCCGGGACACGGTGCTCGCGTTGGGCGGCAGCCGTCACCCCCTGGTGGTGTTCGAGGCCTTCCGCGGCCGCGCTCCCAGCACCGAGCCCCTGCTCAAGCAGACGGGCTTGCTGGAGACGTCGGAAACGCGCGTGTAG
- a CDS encoding DUF1028 domain-containing protein yields the protein MRVIALVFVLAFGLFPVPAQATFSIAACDGEGNCGVAVATHNLAVGGSRVAWARARVGAVASQFETHPGHGPRALALLSAGLGPAKVLQRLLAEDGGFEGGSIDDRQIGLVDARGRQAQHTGRNAARADWAGALGTGAMSLQGNGLAGPQVLAAMRERFEHSQGPLAERLLAALEAGQAAGGQATGQWSAALKVSTIEGGWQDTDLRVDAAPDAVRQLRRLHDMQQARGWMSRAERLQRTGHAERARGACDRALALGAEWDRMWVRAARLAMDQQQPVLAAERLERLRTLNPGWLHLLLKQAPFAALLDDARVRERLLQAQ from the coding sequence ATGCGTGTGATCGCCCTCGTGTTCGTTTTGGCCTTCGGGCTGTTTCCGGTTCCGGCACAAGCCACCTTCTCCATCGCCGCCTGCGATGGAGAGGGAAACTGCGGTGTTGCCGTGGCGACCCACAACCTCGCGGTCGGCGGCAGCCGGGTGGCTTGGGCGCGGGCGCGCGTGGGCGCGGTGGCGAGCCAGTTCGAGACCCACCCCGGCCACGGTCCGCGCGCCCTGGCTCTGCTGTCGGCTGGCCTCGGTCCCGCGAAGGTACTGCAACGGCTGCTGGCCGAAGACGGCGGTTTCGAGGGGGGCAGCATCGATGATCGCCAGATCGGGCTGGTGGACGCCCGGGGGCGGCAGGCCCAGCACACCGGGCGGAACGCCGCCCGTGCGGACTGGGCCGGCGCCCTGGGCACGGGCGCGATGAGCCTGCAGGGCAACGGTCTGGCCGGCCCCCAAGTGCTGGCGGCCATGCGCGAACGGTTCGAGCACAGCCAGGGACCGCTCGCCGAACGCCTGTTGGCCGCGCTGGAAGCGGGGCAGGCCGCCGGCGGTCAGGCCACCGGCCAATGGTCGGCGGCGCTGAAGGTGAGCACGATCGAGGGCGGGTGGCAGGACACCGACCTGCGCGTGGACGCCGCGCCGGACGCGGTGCGCCAACTGCGACGCCTTCACGACATGCAGCAGGCCCGCGGCTGGATGTCGCGGGCCGAGCGGTTGCAGCGCACCGGCCATGCCGAGCGGGCGCGGGGCGCCTGCGACCGGGCGCTGGCGCTGGGTGCCGAGTGGGACCGCATGTGGGTCCGGGCCGCGCGACTGGCGATGGACCAGCAGCAGCCCGTGCTGGCCGCCGAGCGTCTGGAACGGTTGCGGACGCTCAACCCGGGTTGGCTGCACCTGCTGTTGAAGCAGGCACCGTTCGCCGCGCTGCTCGACGACGCTCGGGTCCGTGAACGGCTGCTGCAGGCTCAGTAG
- a CDS encoding LysR family transcriptional regulator gives MLQWDDLRYFLAVHRHGTHAAAGRSLHVAPTTIGRRLAALEEALGVKLFQRTPDGLVLGESGQVLRAHAERVEAEVLASERSLTGADRRVSGPVRLTAGDGMATHVLAPRLAELQLVHPELRVELRADNLAVDLSRREADVALRLFRPREQSLIARRLAPFTFGVYGGEPYFARRGRPSGMKDAARHDWLGPESAQDGTPPGQWLRRHIPDARVVLRSSATTVLMSACAAGQGLAVFPELLAASDPRLVPVLPRAALPTRELWAVTHQDLRHSARVSAVMDWLVRLFPLHAG, from the coding sequence ATGCTCCAGTGGGACGATCTGCGCTACTTCCTCGCCGTGCACCGTCATGGCACACATGCCGCGGCCGGGCGCTCGCTGCATGTCGCGCCCACCACCATCGGCCGGAGGCTGGCCGCGTTGGAGGAGGCGCTCGGAGTGAAGCTCTTCCAGCGCACGCCCGATGGGCTGGTGCTCGGCGAGAGTGGACAGGTGCTGCGCGCTCATGCCGAGCGGGTGGAGGCCGAGGTGCTCGCCTCGGAGCGCTCGCTGACCGGCGCGGACAGGCGCGTGTCGGGCCCGGTGCGCCTCACCGCGGGCGATGGAATGGCGACACACGTGCTCGCCCCCAGGCTGGCCGAGCTCCAGCTCGTGCACCCGGAGCTGCGGGTGGAGCTGCGCGCCGACAACCTCGCCGTGGACCTGTCCCGCCGCGAAGCGGACGTCGCCCTGCGCCTGTTCCGCCCCCGCGAGCAGTCCCTCATCGCGCGCCGGCTGGCGCCCTTCACCTTCGGTGTCTACGGCGGCGAGCCCTACTTCGCCCGCCGGGGCCGGCCCTCCGGGATGAAGGATGCGGCCCGGCACGACTGGCTGGGTCCGGAGTCGGCGCAGGACGGCACGCCGCCAGGACAGTGGTTGCGCCGCCACATCCCCGACGCGCGCGTCGTCCTGCGCTCCAGCGCCACCACCGTGCTCATGTCCGCCTGCGCCGCGGGCCAGGGGCTCGCCGTGTTCCCGGAGCTGCTCGCGGCGAGTGACCCGCGCCTCGTCCCCGTGCTCCCACGCGCCGCGCTCCCCACCCGCGAGTTGTGGGCTGTCACCCACCAGGACCTGCGTCACAGTGCCCGCGTTTCCGCTGTCATGGACTGGCTGGTGCGGCTCTTTCCGTTGCACGCGGGATGA
- a CDS encoding VUT family protein, whose translation MDSRRTEGFLYLAGFGASIPLSNWMIGHVGVVCSDTGPCLLPVGPGLMAPSGVLVVGLAFVLRDLVQRRLGKGWTFAAIALGALLSGLLAPPALVVASSVAFAMSELADFAVYTPLQRRGLVLAVLASSVVGLVVDSVLFLQLAFGGLDFLAGQVVGKAWMVLLSLPLVSWLRRRDERLGLEPA comes from the coding sequence GTGGATTCGCGTCGAACCGAGGGTTTTCTCTATCTGGCGGGCTTTGGCGCCTCGATTCCGCTCTCCAACTGGATGATTGGGCACGTGGGGGTGGTGTGCTCGGACACGGGGCCGTGCCTGCTGCCCGTGGGGCCGGGGCTGATGGCACCCAGCGGCGTGCTCGTGGTGGGCCTGGCCTTCGTGTTGAGGGACCTGGTGCAGCGCCGGCTGGGCAAGGGCTGGACGTTCGCGGCGATCGCCCTGGGCGCGCTGCTCTCGGGGCTGCTCGCGCCGCCGGCGCTGGTGGTGGCCTCGAGCGTGGCCTTCGCCATGTCGGAGCTCGCCGACTTCGCCGTCTACACGCCCCTGCAGCGGCGCGGCCTGGTGCTGGCCGTACTCGCCAGCAGTGTCGTGGGGCTCGTCGTGGACAGCGTCCTCTTCCTCCAGCTCGCCTTCGGGGGGCTCGACTTCCTGGCGGGGCAGGTGGTGGGCAAGGCGTGGATGGTGCTGCTGTCGCTGCCTCTGGTGTCCTGGCTGCGGCGCCGGGACGAGCGGCTCGGGCTCGAGCCCGCTTGA
- a CDS encoding zinc-dependent alcohol dehydrogenase family protein, whose product MKTYELIRGSGVESLVLTERPVPVPGPRELLLKLRAVSLNYRDLAILRGTYGDYPRPLVPVSDGVGEVVAVGAEVRRFKVGDRVIPAYVPDWVRGGPTEENSRRRLGGPLDGLLREYACIHEEAAVAAPAHLSDVEAATLPIAGVTAWHALFTAGRVGPGDTVVVQGTGGVSLFALQLARMAGARVLVTSRSPAKLERAVALGAAAGIHTGAEPEWDARVLALTEGRGADHVVDVVGGEGVGRSIGAARVGGTVTLVGFLDSATVRFDLTRALRRVVRLQAVSVGSREDLEALGRALAVRGVRPVVDRTFSFAEAHAAYAYLASGAQFGKVVLTLP is encoded by the coding sequence ATGAAGACCTACGAACTGATTCGAGGAAGCGGTGTGGAGTCCCTGGTCCTGACGGAGCGGCCGGTGCCGGTGCCTGGGCCGCGCGAGCTGCTGTTGAAGCTGCGCGCCGTGTCGTTGAACTACCGGGACCTGGCCATCCTCCGGGGGACGTACGGCGACTACCCGCGCCCGCTGGTGCCTGTCTCGGACGGCGTGGGCGAGGTGGTGGCGGTGGGAGCGGAGGTGCGGCGCTTCAAGGTGGGGGATCGCGTCATCCCGGCGTATGTGCCGGACTGGGTTCGCGGTGGGCCCACGGAGGAGAACAGCCGCCGGCGGTTGGGCGGCCCGCTGGATGGACTGCTGCGCGAATACGCCTGCATCCACGAGGAGGCGGCGGTGGCCGCGCCAGCGCACCTGTCGGACGTGGAGGCGGCCACGCTTCCCATCGCCGGTGTCACCGCGTGGCATGCGCTCTTCACGGCGGGGCGCGTGGGGCCGGGAGACACGGTGGTGGTGCAGGGGACGGGTGGGGTGTCGCTGTTCGCGCTCCAACTGGCGCGGATGGCGGGAGCCCGGGTGCTCGTCACTTCGCGGAGCCCGGCGAAGCTGGAGCGGGCGGTGGCGCTGGGGGCGGCGGCCGGCATCCACACGGGGGCGGAGCCGGAGTGGGACGCACGGGTGCTGGCACTGACGGAGGGGCGTGGGGCGGACCACGTGGTGGATGTCGTCGGAGGAGAGGGCGTCGGGCGCTCCATCGGGGCGGCACGGGTGGGCGGGACGGTGACGCTGGTGGGCTTCCTGGACAGCGCCACGGTGCGCTTCGACCTGACGCGCGCGCTGCGGCGCGTGGTGCGGTTGCAGGCGGTGTCGGTGGGCAGCCGGGAGGACCTGGAGGCACTGGGACGCGCGCTGGCGGTGCGGGGCGTGCGGCCGGTGGTGGACCGCACGTTCTCCTTCGCCGAGGCCCACGCGGCCTATGCGTACCTGGCCAGTGGGGCGCAATTCGGGAAGGTGGTCCTCACCCTGCCTTGA
- a CDS encoding alpha/beta fold hydrolase, producing the protein MRTLATVALLLAALLTGCGRFQTEGDFFFVRSAGADLPVWVRGNTDSGVFMVVLAGGPGDSGMSYVSPVTESLEEKYAVVYWDQRAAGVAQGNPTPETISLEQFVADTHAVISTLRQRHDVQKLFLFGPSWGGTLGTAYLLEHQEGVAGWIDLDGSHDWQKNWDFALDYVKVHAERKLAAGEEVDTWRGVPEWAESMKGTRMISDNLWKWQSLCTKAGGYFHDPSNSPGAGTDLLLFSPFSLGAQLANDGIVLDKLLSDDAFYDALQMSPKLSRITIPSLVLWGRHDGAVPVAMAHDAYDNLGTPPEHKFLVIFEKSAHMPPFEEPEAFLTAVTQFIEKYR; encoded by the coding sequence ATGAGAACCCTCGCGACCGTCGCCCTGTTGCTCGCCGCGCTCCTGACTGGCTGCGGCCGGTTCCAGACCGAGGGCGATTTCTTCTTCGTGCGCAGTGCCGGCGCGGACCTGCCGGTGTGGGTGCGTGGCAACACGGACTCCGGTGTCTTCATGGTGGTGCTCGCCGGAGGCCCCGGCGATTCAGGCATGTCCTATGTGTCGCCCGTCACGGAGTCCCTCGAGGAGAAGTACGCCGTCGTCTATTGGGACCAGCGCGCCGCCGGGGTGGCCCAGGGCAACCCCACACCCGAGACGATCTCGCTCGAGCAGTTCGTCGCGGACACCCACGCCGTCATCAGCACGCTTCGCCAGCGCCATGATGTCCAGAAGCTCTTCCTCTTCGGCCCGAGCTGGGGAGGCACCCTGGGGACCGCCTACCTCCTCGAGCACCAGGAGGGCGTGGCCGGATGGATCGACCTGGATGGCAGCCACGACTGGCAGAAGAACTGGGACTTCGCGCTCGACTACGTGAAGGTCCACGCCGAGCGGAAGCTGGCCGCGGGCGAGGAGGTGGACACGTGGCGCGGCGTTCCCGAGTGGGCCGAGTCGATGAAGGGGACTCGGATGATCAGCGACAACCTCTGGAAATGGCAGAGCCTGTGCACCAAGGCGGGGGGCTACTTCCATGATCCGTCGAATTCGCCCGGCGCTGGCACGGATCTGCTGCTCTTCTCGCCCTTCTCGTTGGGGGCCCAGCTCGCGAACGACGGGATCGTCCTCGATAAGCTCCTCTCCGACGACGCCTTCTACGACGCGCTGCAGATGTCCCCGAAGCTCTCGCGCATCACCATCCCCTCACTCGTGCTGTGGGGGCGGCACGACGGCGCGGTCCCGGTCGCCATGGCGCACGACGCCTATGACAACCTGGGTACACCTCCCGAGCACAAGTTCCTCGTCATCTTCGAGAAGTCCGCGCACATGCCACCCTTCGAGGAGCCCGAGGCCTTCCTCACCGCGGTGACTCAGTTCATCGAGAAGTACCGCTGA